GGCAGGTTTGTTTGATCTCGTGGACCAACTTCTCGAAGCATTTTAGTTTATTAGTTTCCCTTGATCTGGTTTCATCGGATTGAATTACTACAGAATCACTGCTTTTAGTATAGTAGCGAAACTTGCTGCTACATATGATATTTCTCACTTCGTGAGGGATCCAAGCACAACTTGATAAAGTAGGAAGTGTTAGCGTACATTTACTATTCACTTTATTGACGTTTTGACCCCCCGGACCACTAGCACGATCATACCGCAAGACGAATTCTTTCGAGGGCAAGCACGTTATACTGAGTGTTTTCAGCCAGTCTCTTGCAAAAACAAGTTCGGGCTTTTTCCTGATCGCCTCATTGCTGATCAATCGCACCGTATGTTTGATGCATAGTTGCTCCTTGCAGTGCCTTGCTCGTAAGAATGCGAGCACGGTGGAGTACCTAACAAGTTTAAAGTTTCCCATGAATGTTGTCATACGATGTTCTTGGCGTAGTTTCTCTCAGTTTTGCAAAAAAGGCCGGCTGTAAAACCCACGACTCTGTTGTTTTTTGCCTTATACGCCTAATGTTATCAGCCCCTTGGAAGACACGAAATGTTGATTATCCGTTTCCAGATCTGGTAAACATCGATTTGCGATAATTCCTATTGTTGTCAGCACGGGTGTTGTGGTTTGTTTtaaactaaaaaaagaatgaaggaaCAGAACACATTTACTTAACCAAGTTGTGTGGGGAGCCTTTCGTGGGAGTAGAATATATATTGGATTTATAAAAAGTTGCGCCTAATCTTTTCCAATGAAATATACGACaggtgaaatttttgaaacataTACACTTGAGGACATATAAGCAAGGATCGGGAGAATTTCTTTCCATGAAGGGtataaaaaaggaaggaTGGATATCTTATAAAGCGGATGGAATGTTCTCGTTCTTATGGCAAAAAAGGTACTTGATATTGAATGATTCGTATCTATTGttttacaaaaatgataGGCTCAATGAGGAACCCGTTTTATCCGTGGCTTTGACTAGCATATCAAACGTTAGCAGGATACAATTGAAGCAAAATTGTTTTGAGATTCTTCGAGCAACAGATCAAAGGGACAACTTATCCGCCATAAATTCCTATTTTTATGAATCCAATTCCAAAAGATCAATATTCGTATCCACAGGAACCGAGAGAGATTTGCATGGTTGGCTCGATGCTATTTTTGCCAAATGCCCACTATTGAGCGGTGTTTCATCACCAACTAATTTTACACATAAAGTGCATGTTGGGTTTGACCCGAAAATGGGTAATTTTGTTGGGGTGCCTGATGGTTGGGCTAAACTACTACAAACCTCAGAAATTACCTACGACGATTGGAATAGAAATTCAAAGGCCGTTATCAAAGCATTGCAATTTTATGAGGATTACAATGGGCTAGACACCATTCAGTCCGAAAAGCAGACCCATACAAGTTTAGGTTTGAAGCCTTTGAAAAGTCCGACAAAGTATATTGTCAACAAGAGAAGTAACTCTATCAAAAGATCATTGAGTAAGACGCTCAGGAAAAACAAGACGGATTCCATTCTGCCTGCATATCAATCCGAACTTAAGCCTTTTCCCAGATCTTTCGAAGATAACAATAGTGTCACCAGTATAAAGAATTCTAAACTGTATGACGAAGATGGAATGCACGTCAGTAAAGACTATGTAGCATATCTCCAAACAAAACAATTAGAAAAGAGAGAACAGCAAGCTATTCAACAGCATTTTCGAAGGCATGACAGTAATGCGATATTAAAGCCTCACAGGGCAGCGCCATCCGCGCCTATCGCAAAGGATCATGATGGCGGAATCAGAGCGCCCACAGAGGATCTTCTTGAACTGAAGGACGCAGGTAATTTCGatgaaataataatgaagatgaagactGTGGCAATTGATGTAAACCCGAGACCGTATTTCCAGATGATAGAAAAGGCAGGCCAGGGAGCTAGCGGCGCAGTATATTTAtcgaaaagaataaagCTGCcccaagaaaatgatttgagatttttgaattcacATTGTCATCGAATTGTAAAAGAAAGGGTGGCTATAAAGCAAATACATTTGTCTAAGCAACCTAAGAAACAGCTGATCATGAATGAACTTTTGGTGATGAACGACTCTCATCACGAAAATATTgtcaattttcttgaagcctatatcattgatgatgaagaattatGGGTTATCATGGAGTACATGGAAGGTGGTTGTTTAACGGACATATTGGATGCTGCCGTAGGAAGTAATGATGGTAAGAAATCATCGGCACTGAATGAAAGTCAAatctcttatatagtaagAGAGACGTGTCAAGGTTTGAAGTTTTTACACGGCAATAACATTATACATAGGGATATTAAATCTGATAATATTTTGCTTAATTCTAGAGGATTGGTCAAAATTACAGACTTCGGATTTTGCGTAGAACTAAcagagaaaagaagtaaaCGAGCCACCATGGTGGGTACCCCATACTGGATGGCGCCTGAAATAGTGAATCAGAAGCAATATGATGAGAAGGTCGACGTCTGGTCACTTGGGATAATGCTCATTGAAATGGTAGAAGGAGAACCTCCTTATTTGAATGAAGATCCCTTAAAGGCATTATATTTGATAGCTAATAATGGTTCACCAAGATTGCGACATGCAGAATTGGTGTCTAACAAAACTAGACAATTTTTGGATGCCTGCTTGCAAGTGAAGGTTGAAATGAGAGCGTCAGTGAGGAAATTGCTAAcatttgaatttttatCACTGGCGTGTGGCCCTGAGGAGTTCAAATTGGCCATAAAGTGGCGTTAAGATCCGTTTGTTTTTCTCGTCTGTTTTTTATATTAAAAACACattaataatatatatgtgtgtgTTTTATTCTCGATTTTAAattgcatttttatttagctaccttcttcttgtttatttatagaaacaaaaacaacaatgaTACCATTGCTTCGCGTTATGTcaacagaaaaaaggaaaatgaaaaagaatgtGTTGCCATTCGTTAAGGTTAGATTTCTAGATGAAAGATATATCCGTTAGCTGAAGATAACAAAACTTTTTCAGCGAGGCAGATGATCATTTGGTGAATGGTTTATGGCGGGAaactatttttgaaaagtaaagaataatttttttgtacATCCAACACGGAAGTAATCTaaaaatcaaggaaaagCCTCGCAACTTTCCAATTATTTAACGCTAAAACCGGCATGGCAGAATGATAATGCCATCAAATACACCAAATGAAGCCCTCTTGATACCGAACGAAGGTGTTTTGGACACGATCTCGTCATTTAATGAAGATGGTGCAAATTATAGCGTGCTTGATTTATACGATGACGACGAGGAAAATGACGGTAGTTCTTTGATAGAACAAAGAGAGATTTTAACGACGCGAGAGCTAGAGAAAGCAAAGGCATTCACTAGCTTAGTCATGGCAGAccctgaaaattttgatagaTATGgatttggcaaaaaaagttatttCATTAGccaagaagaatatgataAATGGTGGACAGAATACAGCAGATATAgcgaaagaagaaaaaaaaaatgggagAACTATCTGTGTAAGAATAAAATTGATCTTCACAACGACAATCCTTTACTATATCCTGCAAGAAACGAAGAATTGAGAAAATTTGTCAGAAAAGGTATACCGGCAGAATGGAGAGGGAATGCATGGTGGCATTTTGCCGGAGGTCAGCATAAATTGGACGCCAACGTTGGAGTTTACgacaatttgaaaagtgaTTGTCGTAAGGGCGCTGTTTCAGGGAAGGATATGGAAGCGATAGAAAGGGATCTTTACCGAACTTTCCCAGATAATATACATTTTCACAAGGAATCGTTTCAAATCGGGGAACCTGCAATGATCCAGTCATTACGTCAAGTCCTAATGACTTTTTCCGTTTATAACACGGCTATTGGATACTGCCAATCGATGAACTTCCTCGTTGGCTTGCTATTATTGTTCATGGATGAGGAGAAAACATTTTGGATGCTGGTTATAATTACGAGCAAGTATTTGCCTGGTGTGTATGAATCTGATTTGGAGGGTGCGAACGTGGACCAAGGGGTCTTGGTGCTGTGCATTAAGGAGTATCTACCTGAGATATGGTCACATATCGAATCGTCGTATATGAACGGCAACGGCAGTAATGAGCAAGTGTCCGAGCCAAAATCAGACCAACAATATCTTAATAGACTTCCTACTCTGACCTTATGCACGGCAAGTTGGTTTATGAGCTGTTTTGTTGGTGTGGTACCCATCGAAACGACGCTGAGGATATGGGACTGCCTATTTTATGAAGAGTCTCATTTCTTATTTAAAGTAGCGCTAGGGATACTAAAATTGAGCGAAAGCGAATTTCTGGAGAGCAAAAGCCAAAAACTGTTCAGACAATACTCTTCATATCCATTTGGCAGCGGTGCCGATACTGATtccactttcaaaaaattgaagaacaagatcAAGACGCAAGAGGAAGCAGATATGGAGATTTTGCAAgtgattcaaaatttcccGAAGCGTTTGCTAAACCCAAACGAAATCTTCGAGAAGGTGCtcatgaagaagaagatggcGTTGAATAGCATAactcaagaaaaaattgatcaaGACAGGGGATATGTGGCGATGGAGAGGAGCAGGCAAAGGGGAAGTAGCCGCccaaaggagaaaaaagcagaatAAAACGCAGATATGCAAAGGCGCAATTGTGTAAAAAcgtacatatatatatacttatTAACCGTGTTAATCTTATTTAGTCAGAGACCAGCCTTTTTGTAGACGCTCCATGATCAGTTCAGCCGCAGGCTGGTTGTTCTTGAACTTGTCGTTCAGTAAGGCTTCGATGTCATCCCAAGGGACAGTCAATTCTTGTACCGGAGCAGACGCAGGGGAGGGAGAAGGAGTGGGTTTTGTTACTTCGGACTCCTTGGCGACCGTCGGATTCGGTTTAGTCATCACAGTAATTGTGGAGTTTGCAGGTCCGATCTTCAGGTCCGACAAGAACAGGTTATCGTGGAGAACTTTGCCTTTTAGAAGCAATTTGATTTCGCTCACATGGGACGCTTTTTCCTCGTCGATCAAGTGCTGTTTTATCTGTAAGACGGTGTCTGATGGGCAGAAATCATGCTCAATGGAGAACTTAGGtgcttgaattttcttcaaggtCAAGTGCACGGCGGCGTCCGTTTTTCCCCCTTCATCTTGTTGCAGTTTTAACTTCTTGGCGTGATTCTGTTTGTATTTGTATTTCAAAGTGGGTAATGGAACACCCAAATTGGCAACATCCTTTAGAGGCCGAATGTAGTTTTTTGGTAGCTTCGGGTCAGATAGCGTAGCTAAGGTCAAGAATTTACTAACAAACTCGTGTTCTGGGCCGCTGACGGATGTGCTCATGATTGCTTTCTGGACGTGTGTCTTTTGATCTACTCTCTGCTGTTCACCTCACCCCCTTCTATGCCTATTTATTTCCCGGTTTTcgttttttgtttctttgttttttttttttcaacgtACTTGCCGCGAAATTTCGATTCCCGCTTTAATTGAAAGTGCTTCAGCTACAAGATTCAGCGGgaaaaatacatatataacAACTAGGGGTGCGAAACAAGACGAAAACAAATACGTACAATAGAAGATAATCCACCCCACACGGATGTGCGATAGccatcaaaaagaagaagatagtGCAAGTGCGAGCGAAAGCGCGTTGTTCTTCAACTATCATGAATTTTCCTATTCGTTCTACGAAGACCTCGGTTCCGAGGACGCTAAACCCACAGAACACGACGGGGACCACAAATTGTGTATTACGCATTTCCCGAATGTGTATGCTGCCCGGGGCTCGGCTGAATTTCAGGTGACCCGGGTGGTACGGGTGCCTCGTCGGTTTGATGAGTCCCGGAGCAGTTTAGAAGCGCCACAGTTCAGCACGCAGCTGCCCGGCAGCGAGCCGGCGGCGATCGTCGGAGACGATGTCGCCGGATTTGTGCGGCGCGGGCGCTACGATATTGGAGGTCACGTGTTTGGCTACACTTCCGTGTCGCCACTGTCAGACCACCTTAGCAGAGCAGAGTTCGCGGATGTGGTGAACCGGGTAAACGGGTACTTGCTGCGGAAGCAAGGTGAGGTGTACGGGTGGCGTAACTTGAGTGGTGTTGTTCTCGACGCGCTCACGGGCGGTCTGTGGAGCTGGATTGTAGGGCCCCTTCTTTCCGGCCCTGTGTTTCAGGAGTCTCTCACGCTAGAACAGTACGTGGCGCAGCTGAATTCGCCGGGCGGTTTGCTCTACGAGCGCGGTGTGCGCCTAGTCCCGCCCCGACGGTCTGGGTGCCTATCCCTGGATTTCGTCGTGCCTCGACCCGAATAGTTAAATCATGTGGGTTATGGGTGTATCATGGCTTTATCGTGTTTTGCATCAATGGTGGTTTCTGCCTCCCGTGTATTTTTGTATGTCCCATTAAGGTTTCTTActtaattttatttttatcatttccaGTTAATGCTGGGTTTTCCTGGTCCTCTCGCTTTCTCTGCGGttctcctcttcttttgtttcttcgTGTTATCCCCCCATCGCCGATgggtatatatatagagtGGGTTTTTATGTTTAAGATCATCTGAACTTACTAGATAACATTTGTCTTTACTTTTCAGTTTCTCTCTCTTGGTACCTaatcatttttaaaaatttttttttttttcttatttttactaAACACTGAACAAAATCTGTACCAAACGCCACATCTatattaaataaaaatgtctGAAATCCAAAACAAAGCTGAAACTGCCGCCCAAGACGCCCAACAAAAGTTGGAAGAAACCAAAGAAACCTTGCAAAACAAGGGCCAAGAAGTGAAGGAACAAGCTGAAGCTTCTTTCGATAACTTGAAGAACGAAGCTACCCCAGAAGCTGAACAAgtgaagaaggaagaacaaaaattggCTAACGGTGTCgaacaaaagaaaacggAAGCTGCTAACAAGGTTGAAGAAACTAAGAAGCAAACTACCGCTGCCGTTAACGAtaagaaggaaaacaaaaaggaaggtggtttcttgaagaaattgaaccGCAAAATTGCtgccattttcaattaattttatttgaatgaaaCTAAACTAAAGggttttcaaagaatggTGGAAAGATGCTGTTTTTTACTTTGAACCCTTTcactgaattttttctgaattgTACCTATCTAATAACTAAttaatatataataataataataataataataataataataataataataataatactaatacTAATACTAATGATATCGACAATGATTGGCCACAAAACCAAACTTGCTTCAGCGAGGTGTCTTCTAGACTTCAGCGGTTATTCTGACGCAggagagaaaaagaaaaagttaaaAATGAGCGGTACGAGAATCGAACCCGTGTCCCCACCTTGGAAGGGTGGGATGATAACCACTACACTAACCGCCCAGAGGACTTATTGTTGCTGACTATAGTCAGTCGTATGGTGCTATAGATTTCTATTCCTAATCTTCGCATCTATCTACCCAGcttttatcttttccaGACCAGGAtatttgttggaacaagtgCTTTTATCAATGTCTTCACAGGTAACTATAGTAATTGTCTGGAATGTACAGATTGTATAGCAAAGAGTGCTTCGTACATTTCACACCGACATCGTATCTGCCGAAGATTGAAGAAGTGGTAAACGAGCCGTCTGGACGGTAGTTGCGAGTAAGTTGAAGATCTATTGAATGAAAGTTAACTCTGACTTCACATATAAGGATATGAGTCGTTGCATTGGACCATTGTAAATTCCTGAAC
The DNA window shown above is from Saccharomyces kudriavzevii IFO 1802 strain IFO1802 genome assembly, chromosome: 15 and carries:
- the MDY2 gene encoding Mdy2p (similar to Saccharomyces cerevisiae MDY2 (YOL111C); ancestral locus Anc_3.65), with the translated sequence MSTSVSGPEHEFVSKFLTLATLSDPKLPKNYIRPLKDVANLGVPLPTLKYKYKQNHAKKLKLQQDEGGKTDAAVHLTLKKIQAPKFSIEHDFCPSDTVLQIKQHLIDEEKASHVSEIKLLLKGKVLHDNLFLSDLKIGPANSTITVMTKPNPTVAKESEVTKPTPSPSPASAPVQELTVPWDDIEALLNDKFKNNQPAAELIMERLQKGWSLTK
- the PTH4 gene encoding Pth4p (similar to Saccharomyces cerevisiae YOL114C; ancestral locus Anc_3.59); this encodes MTTFMGNFKLVRYSTVLAFLRARHCKEQLCIKHTVRLISNEAIRKKPELVFARDWLKTLSITCLPSKEFVLRYDRASGPGGQNVNKVNSKCTLTLPTLSSCAWIPHEVRNIICSSKFRYYTKSSDSVVIQSDETRSRETNKLKCFEKLVHEIKQTCQFPNDTTAETTKKWTNIKEKSNKVRLLNKKAHGDKKKNRCKIKFNY
- the MSB4 gene encoding Rab GTPase-activating protein MSB4 (similar to Saccharomyces cerevisiae MSB3 (YNL293W) and MSB4 (YOL112W); ancestral locus Anc_3.64), whose product is MIMPSNTPNEALLIPNEGVLDTISSFNEDGANYSVLDLYDDDEENDGSSLIEQREILTTRELEKAKAFTSLVMADPENFDRYGFGKKSYFISQEEYDKWWTEYSRYSERRKKKWENYLCKNKIDLHNDNPLLYPARNEELRKFVRKGIPAEWRGNAWWHFAGGQHKLDANVGVYDNLKSDCRKGAVSGKDMEAIERDLYRTFPDNIHFHKESFQIGEPAMIQSLRQVLMTFSVYNTAIGYCQSMNFLVGLLLLFMDEEKTFWMLVIITSKYLPGVYESDLEGANVDQGVLVLCIKEYLPEIWSHIESSYMNGNGSNEQVSEPKSDQQYLNRLPTLTLCTASWFMSCFVGVVPIETTLRIWDCLFYEESHFLFKVALGILKLSESEFLESKSQKLFRQYSSYPFGSGADTDSTFKKLKNKIKTQEEADMEILQVIQNFPKRLLNPNEIFEKVLMKKKMALNSITQEKIDQDRGYVAMERSRQRGSSRPKEKKAE
- the ZEO1 gene encoding Zeo1p (similar to Saccharomyces cerevisiae ZEO1 (YOL109W); ancestral locus Anc_3.71); protein product: MSEIQNKAETAAQDAQQKLEETKETLQNKGQEVKEQAEASFDNLKNEATPEAEQVKKEEQKLANGVEQKKTEAANKVEETKKQTTAAVNDKKENKKEGGFLKKLNRKIAAIFN
- the SKM1 gene encoding putative serine/threonine protein kinase SKM1 (similar to Saccharomyces cerevisiae CLA4 (YNL298W) and SKM1 (YOL113W); ancestral locus Anc_3.60), whose product is MKGIKKEGWISYKADGMFSFLWQKRYLILNDSYLLFYKNDRLNEEPVLSVALTSISNVSRIQLKQNCFEILRATDQRDNLSAINSYFYESNSKRSIFVSTGTERDLHGWLDAIFAKCPLLSGVSSPTNFTHKVHVGFDPKMGNFVGVPDGWAKLLQTSEITYDDWNRNSKAVIKALQFYEDYNGLDTIQSEKQTHTSLGLKPLKSPTKYIVNKRSNSIKRSLSKTLRKNKTDSILPAYQSELKPFPRSFEDNNSVTSIKNSKLYDEDGMHVSKDYVAYLQTKQLEKREQQAIQQHFRRHDSNAILKPHRAAPSAPIAKDHDGGIRAPTEDLLELKDAGNFDEIIMKMKTVAIDVNPRPYFQMIEKAGQGASGAVYLSKRIKLPQENDLRFLNSHCHRIVKERVAIKQIHLSKQPKKQLIMNELLVMNDSHHENIVNFLEAYIIDDEELWVIMEYMEGGCLTDILDAAVGSNDGKKSSALNESQISYIVRETCQGLKFLHGNNIIHRDIKSDNILLNSRGLVKITDFGFCVELTEKRSKRATMVGTPYWMAPEIVNQKQYDEKVDVWSLGIMLIEMVEGEPPYLNEDPLKALYLIANNGSPRLRHAELVSNKTRQFLDACLQVKVEMRASVRKLLTFEFLSLACGPEEFKLAIKWR
- the SHR5 gene encoding Shr5p (similar to Saccharomyces cerevisiae SHR5 (YOL110W); ancestral locus Anc_3.66), with product MCDSHQKEEDSASASESALFFNYHEFSYSFYEDLGSEDAKPTEHDGDHKLCITHFPNVYAARGSAEFQVTRVVRVPRRFDESRSSLEAPQFSTQLPGSEPAAIVGDDVAGFVRRGRYDIGGHVFGYTSVSPLSDHLSRAEFADVVNRVNGYLLRKQGEVYGWRNLSGVVLDALTGGLWSWIVGPLLSGPVFQESLTLEQYVAQLNSPGGLLYERGVRLVPPRRSGCLSLDFVVPRPE